A section of the Microbulbifer pacificus genome encodes:
- a CDS encoding DUF3857 domain-containing transglutaminase family protein, producing the protein MKQILRSRRVTPTLWSFFALLVVSSVQAAPSTSAIKQSSASIQPAATAEYRVAPRPEWVQPLEMPEGRDHGQALADDGLRNLLLDTQINLTGDKKERFFRIAMQPLRQQGLQQISSISLGFSPAYEELVIHDVTVVRDGQRSDRLATADIKLFQREEELEQDMYAEHWTAMLLLKDLRIGDIVEYSYSVRGSNPVLGDKNFGRELLAWGVPIEHMYIGLLTPKDQPLYLRASDGTTDIRKRNEGSLTRYSVDIRNSAALRQEDGVPEWLTPYPYLEYTQYADWQQVNGWANTLYGAAADPVPAEFDRWLQGLHGSPAHKAAAATQWIQEHIRYFGIEHGVNSHLPSSPLETYDRRFGDCKDKTVLLIAALRKLGIDAYPALVSSVENLELDTRLPSPGHFDHVITTFLLDGKRYWVDPTATSQNGELEGMSLPDFNWGLVVNGESEKLTRIEPVVPAQLSGRVSVEETLTLDDNRQSAVFEVVSHYVGWSAEDMRAYAGYRDVDTITNDFLQFYARYFPGIEMLEPVAISEVEGRNELRVREKYRLRNLGEKSGGQNLLKLAAASVVTNISLPKTRQREYPFRLPGQLQVDERFTVIAKNSGDLRWLNGQSAENITNPWFEFSRDVEKSPKKLTVNYRYQSLDKSVAPEHFGEYLQAIDRLDSGLTYSVWLAPASVTPNERRDRARNLARDLLERK; encoded by the coding sequence ATGAAGCAGATACTCCGGTCACGCCGCGTTACACCCACCCTGTGGTCATTCTTCGCTCTTTTGGTCGTTTCGTCGGTGCAGGCAGCGCCCTCAACTTCAGCGATAAAGCAGTCATCAGCCTCGATACAGCCCGCAGCCACGGCGGAATACCGGGTAGCGCCGCGCCCCGAGTGGGTACAGCCGCTGGAAATGCCAGAGGGCAGGGACCATGGCCAGGCACTGGCGGACGACGGTCTGCGCAATCTGCTGCTGGATACCCAGATCAACCTCACCGGTGACAAGAAAGAGCGTTTTTTCCGCATTGCGATGCAGCCGTTACGCCAGCAGGGTTTGCAGCAGATCTCCAGTATCAGCCTCGGTTTCTCTCCCGCTTACGAAGAACTGGTCATTCACGATGTGACCGTGGTGCGCGATGGCCAGCGCAGTGACCGGCTGGCAACCGCGGATATCAAACTGTTCCAGCGGGAAGAGGAACTGGAGCAGGATATGTACGCGGAGCACTGGACCGCGATGCTGCTGCTGAAGGATCTGCGCATCGGCGATATCGTCGAGTACAGCTACTCGGTGCGCGGCAGCAACCCGGTGCTGGGTGACAAAAATTTTGGCCGCGAATTGCTGGCCTGGGGCGTGCCCATAGAACACATGTACATCGGCCTGCTGACTCCGAAGGACCAGCCGCTGTACCTGCGCGCGAGCGACGGGACTACCGATATCCGCAAGCGCAATGAGGGCAGCCTCACCCGCTACTCGGTGGATATCCGCAACAGTGCGGCGCTGCGCCAGGAAGACGGCGTGCCCGAGTGGCTCACCCCCTATCCCTATCTCGAATACACCCAGTACGCCGACTGGCAACAGGTAAACGGCTGGGCGAACACCCTGTACGGCGCTGCTGCCGATCCGGTACCGGCGGAATTCGACCGCTGGCTGCAGGGCCTGCATGGCAGCCCCGCGCACAAGGCCGCGGCGGCAACCCAGTGGATTCAGGAACACATCCGCTATTTTGGCATCGAGCATGGAGTGAATTCCCACCTGCCTTCATCGCCGCTGGAAACCTACGACCGGCGCTTCGGTGACTGCAAGGACAAAACCGTGCTGCTGATCGCCGCACTGCGCAAGCTGGGCATCGATGCGTATCCCGCGCTGGTGTCTTCGGTGGAAAATCTGGAGCTGGACACGCGCCTGCCGTCCCCGGGACATTTCGACCACGTGATTACCACCTTCCTGCTCGACGGCAAGCGCTACTGGGTGGATCCCACGGCCACCAGCCAGAACGGTGAGCTGGAGGGTATGTCGTTGCCGGACTTTAACTGGGGGCTGGTGGTGAATGGCGAAAGTGAAAAGCTCACCAGAATTGAACCCGTAGTGCCAGCACAATTGAGCGGGCGCGTCAGTGTGGAGGAAACCTTGACGCTGGACGACAATCGCCAGTCGGCGGTGTTTGAGGTGGTCAGCCACTACGTCGGTTGGAGTGCCGAAGACATGCGTGCATATGCGGGCTACCGCGATGTGGATACCATCACCAATGATTTCCTGCAGTTTTACGCGCGCTACTTCCCCGGTATTGAAATGCTGGAACCGGTGGCCATCAGCGAAGTCGAGGGGCGCAACGAATTGCGCGTGCGGGAAAAATATCGCCTGCGCAACCTGGGTGAAAAAAGTGGTGGCCAGAACCTGCTTAAGCTTGCCGCTGCCAGCGTGGTGACAAACATCTCCCTGCCGAAAACCCGCCAGCGTGAATATCCTTTCCGCCTGCCGGGGCAGCTACAGGTGGACGAGCGCTTTACTGTGATTGCGAAAAACAGTGGCGACCTGCGTTGGTTGAACGGGCAGAGCGCCGAGAACATTACCAATCCGTGGTTTGAATTTTCCCGCGATGTAGAGAAAAGCCCGAAAAAACTTACGGTGAATTACCGCTACCAGTCGCTGGATAAGTCGGTAGCGCCGGAGCACTTCGGCGAATACCTGCAGGCCATCGACCGGCTCGACTCCGGCCTGACCTATTCCGTATGGCTGGCGCCGGCATCGGTGACGCCGAACGAGCGGCGCGACCGCGCGCGCAATCTCGCGCGAGACCTGCTCGAGCGCAAATAA
- a CDS encoding TonB-dependent receptor domain-containing protein gives MKANKLALAIGLTASGALGTLAGAASAQTADTTPATDDQIIERIEVTGSRIKRIDLEGVAPVQVISAVDIEASGLTTITDVLQTSTANSGVNFTGDGSYVESASSVNLRGMGVNRTLVLINGRRQASFPTAYGGSTNFTDVSDIPASAVERIEILTGGASAIYGSDAIGGVVNIILKKGYEGTEIDARYTAPQQGGFEQTDFAFTQGFATEKTSTMVMLEYKKIESLLNRDRDFLYSPRYYTNEDGETMWGNGPDHLDSPSSSALYLRDYDRVFNPDSRVYATEEGCNQVLGDGAVFLPEQSYRCYYDSDATEGVMPADERINLVVNTEYELNEDWSLFGTLQSSYKTSDRFKTDKSIAEDIYMDADSGRLAYTTEGMDDYHRFQVRRRFVDFPGERMYYSTVQKYALTAGASGTLFNDYDLDVSWSSGLNLYDREKIHMVNGAAVLEMITFDPNDTSDKWYPMDQLTDEQAARIMDVSVTDSEATINQFQATLSGDLMEGFAGPIAFATSVEWASESYEDKQDEDTVSGGLLGQGGTNGGGDRTRSALAVELAIPLLNTAGGQSLELSTAARYDHYNDDSSVGGAYTPQIGLMYHPYEDMLIRGSWGKSFRAPDMHRLYAGDTLGFGAENLVLPTGEVIEDAYDAYSAGNMDLEEEKGDYWNLGLVWTPTDDIEMTLDVWEIELRGAVRSVSNREIIEDPNYNMTGSYSSCSQFNGLGFINIVDDGVENLLCIRKGPINAAFESTRGVDAKFSKDFELGDLGELRFSVETSYVAEKLYQEYVGGEVEDATKLFYTPKLKANSSIGWRRDNLAVNLTYFYTGSAKGYDYFEYPDGTEEQAYDTLDAYKTVNLNASYEFPWEGRVTVGVNNLTDEMPPLFQQYNTYRNDFPYHADWLGYDVIGRTMYLRYKHNL, from the coding sequence TTGAAAGCGAACAAACTCGCACTTGCCATAGGGCTCACCGCCAGCGGTGCCCTCGGGACGCTGGCTGGCGCCGCCAGCGCACAAACGGCAGACACCACACCTGCCACCGACGACCAGATCATCGAGCGGATCGAGGTCACCGGTTCACGCATCAAGCGCATCGACCTGGAAGGGGTGGCACCGGTACAGGTGATATCTGCGGTGGATATCGAGGCGAGCGGCCTCACCACCATCACCGATGTGCTGCAGACCTCTACCGCCAATTCGGGGGTCAACTTCACCGGCGACGGCTCATATGTGGAGAGCGCCAGCTCGGTAAACCTGCGCGGTATGGGTGTGAACCGCACCCTGGTGCTGATCAACGGCCGCCGCCAGGCTTCCTTCCCCACCGCCTACGGCGGCTCCACCAACTTCACCGACGTTTCCGACATCCCCGCCAGTGCGGTAGAGCGCATCGAGATCCTGACCGGCGGTGCCTCGGCCATCTACGGCTCCGACGCCATCGGCGGGGTGGTGAACATCATCCTCAAGAAAGGTTACGAGGGCACCGAGATCGATGCCCGCTACACCGCACCGCAGCAGGGCGGGTTCGAGCAGACCGACTTCGCCTTCACCCAGGGCTTTGCCACGGAAAAAACCAGCACCATGGTGATGCTGGAGTACAAGAAGATCGAATCCCTGCTGAACCGGGATCGCGACTTCCTCTATTCCCCGCGCTACTACACCAATGAAGACGGTGAAACGATGTGGGGCAATGGTCCCGACCATCTGGATAGCCCGTCCAGCTCCGCGCTCTACCTGCGCGACTACGACCGCGTGTTCAACCCGGATTCACGGGTCTACGCCACCGAAGAGGGGTGTAACCAGGTGCTTGGCGACGGCGCCGTATTTTTGCCGGAGCAATCCTACCGCTGCTATTACGACAGCGACGCCACCGAGGGCGTGATGCCCGCGGACGAGCGCATCAACCTGGTAGTGAACACCGAATACGAACTGAACGAAGACTGGAGCCTGTTCGGCACCCTGCAGAGCTCCTACAAGACTTCCGACCGCTTCAAGACCGACAAGAGCATCGCCGAAGACATTTACATGGATGCCGACAGCGGCCGCCTCGCCTACACCACCGAGGGCATGGACGATTATCACCGCTTCCAGGTGCGCCGCCGTTTCGTCGACTTTCCCGGTGAACGCATGTACTACTCGACGGTACAGAAGTACGCGCTCACCGCCGGCGCTTCCGGCACCCTGTTCAACGATTACGACCTGGACGTGTCCTGGTCCTCTGGCCTCAACCTTTACGACCGTGAAAAGATCCACATGGTCAACGGTGCCGCTGTGCTGGAGATGATCACCTTCGATCCCAACGATACCTCCGACAAGTGGTATCCGATGGACCAGCTCACCGACGAGCAGGCTGCGCGCATCATGGATGTGTCGGTCACCGACTCGGAAGCAACCATCAACCAGTTCCAGGCCACCCTGTCCGGCGACCTGATGGAAGGCTTCGCCGGCCCCATCGCGTTTGCCACTTCCGTGGAGTGGGCCAGCGAGAGCTACGAGGACAAGCAGGACGAAGATACCGTAAGCGGTGGCCTGCTCGGTCAGGGCGGCACCAACGGCGGCGGCGATCGCACCCGCAGTGCGCTGGCGGTGGAGCTGGCGATCCCACTGCTCAACACCGCAGGCGGACAATCCCTGGAACTGTCTACCGCCGCGCGCTATGACCACTACAACGACGACTCCAGTGTGGGGGGTGCCTACACTCCGCAGATCGGCCTGATGTACCACCCCTACGAGGACATGCTAATCCGCGGCAGCTGGGGCAAGAGCTTCCGCGCCCCGGACATGCACCGCCTGTACGCCGGCGACACCCTCGGCTTCGGCGCCGAGAACCTGGTGCTGCCCACCGGTGAGGTGATCGAGGATGCCTACGACGCCTACTCCGCCGGCAACATGGATCTGGAAGAGGAGAAAGGGGATTACTGGAACCTGGGCCTGGTGTGGACCCCCACCGACGATATCGAGATGACCCTCGACGTGTGGGAAATCGAACTGCGCGGTGCGGTGCGCAGTGTCAGCAACCGCGAAATCATCGAGGACCCGAACTACAACATGACCGGCAGCTACAGCAGTTGTAGCCAGTTCAACGGACTCGGCTTTATCAACATCGTCGATGACGGTGTGGAAAACCTGCTGTGTATCCGCAAGGGCCCGATCAACGCCGCGTTCGAATCCACCCGCGGTGTCGATGCCAAGTTCAGCAAGGACTTCGAACTCGGCGACCTGGGTGAGCTCAGGTTCTCCGTAGAAACCTCCTACGTGGCGGAAAAACTGTACCAGGAGTATGTGGGCGGTGAAGTGGAAGATGCCACCAAGCTGTTCTACACACCGAAGCTGAAAGCCAACAGCAGCATCGGCTGGCGCAGAGACAACCTCGCGGTGAACCTGACCTACTTCTACACCGGCAGTGCCAAGGGCTACGACTATTTCGAGTACCCCGACGGCACCGAGGAGCAGGCCTACGACACCCTGGATGCGTACAAAACGGTCAACCTCAACGCCAGTTACGAGTTCCCGTGGGAGGGGCGTGTGACGGTGGGTGTAAACAACCTGACCGACGAAATGCCGCCGCTGTTCCAACAGTACAACACCTATCGCAATGACTTCCCGTATCACGCCGACTGGCTGGGGTACGACGTGATCGGTCGCACCATGTACCTGCGTTACAAGCACAACCTGTAA
- a CDS encoding iron-containing alcohol dehydrogenase: MQDFSFTTTKTIACAAGAAAQLAEYCRATGASRIMLVTDTGILNAGLLDNVLPGFDGLDLRLGIFDRVEADPKSATVEAAVQAARGLGAEMIVGFGGGSSMDVAKVMAVLGHPDCRQSLDELYGVDNVRGPRLPLLQVPTTAGTGSEVTPIAIVTTGKTTKAGIVSPLLQPDTALLDPLLTLGLPPAVTAATGIDAMVHAIEAYTSAHKKNPVSDMLAREALRLLAGNIATATHNGADLEARSNMLLGALYAGQAFANAPVAAVHALAYPLGGHFHIPHGLSNSLVLPQVLRFNAPVAAPLYAELAPLIMGGDCGGGSPQQLTEQLICWLESLIAELRLPNRLRDCGVTEDSLPRLAADAMEQQRLLVNNPRAVSAADALAIYRAAY, translated from the coding sequence ATGCAAGATTTCTCCTTCACCACCACCAAAACCATTGCCTGTGCCGCGGGTGCCGCGGCACAGCTGGCAGAGTACTGTCGCGCTACCGGCGCCAGCCGGATTATGCTGGTGACCGATACCGGAATCCTCAACGCCGGGTTGCTGGACAACGTACTGCCGGGATTTGACGGCCTGGATCTGCGCCTGGGTATTTTCGACCGGGTGGAAGCGGACCCCAAAAGTGCCACAGTGGAGGCGGCGGTGCAGGCAGCGCGGGGCCTAGGGGCGGAAATGATTGTCGGCTTCGGGGGTGGCAGCTCCATGGATGTGGCCAAGGTGATGGCGGTGCTGGGGCACCCGGATTGCCGACAGTCCCTCGATGAACTCTACGGTGTGGACAATGTACGTGGCCCGCGCCTGCCACTGTTGCAAGTGCCCACTACCGCCGGCACCGGCTCGGAAGTAACACCTATCGCCATCGTCACCACCGGCAAAACCACCAAGGCCGGTATCGTCTCACCTCTGTTGCAACCGGACACCGCATTGCTGGACCCGCTGCTCACCCTCGGCCTGCCACCGGCGGTGACCGCCGCCACCGGTATTGACGCCATGGTACACGCGATCGAGGCCTACACCTCCGCCCACAAAAAGAACCCGGTGTCCGACATGCTGGCGCGTGAGGCGCTGCGCCTTCTCGCCGGCAATATCGCCACCGCTACCCACAACGGCGCTGACCTCGAGGCCCGCTCTAATATGCTGCTGGGGGCGCTCTATGCGGGGCAGGCCTTCGCCAATGCGCCGGTGGCCGCGGTGCACGCGCTCGCCTATCCCCTCGGTGGGCACTTCCATATACCCCACGGGCTCAGTAACTCGCTGGTGCTGCCGCAGGTGTTGCGATTCAATGCTCCGGTGGCTGCGCCGCTGTATGCCGAACTGGCGCCGCTTATCATGGGCGGTGACTGCGGCGGTGGTAGCCCACAACAGCTGACCGAACAACTGATTTGCTGGCTGGAATCTCTGATCGCCGAGCTGCGGCTGCCGAACCGGCTGCGGGACTGCGGGGTAACCGAAGACAGTCTGCCGCGATTGGCCGCCGATGCGATGGAACAGCAGCGCCTGCTGGTGAACAATCCGCGTGCCGTGAGCGCGGCAGATGCACTGGCAATTTACCGCGCAGCCTACTGA
- a CDS encoding alkaline phosphatase has translation MKRLSLLLLLCLTAQAGCSKTEQQSHTRTEAQSQPQPRNIIFMIGDGMGPAYTSGYRYFVDNPETKEVDPTVFDRLLVGTASTYPDDDTYVTDSAASATALATGIKSFNGAIGVDTEQKPLQSLLKHAKRLGKNTAIVVTSELNHATPASFVAHNNSRGNKDAIANDFIDIKINNRPTVDLMLGGGQQYFQRRDRDILQEFRNLGYQSATELSQLENITGIPAIGVFADKGLARAIDSDTPQRLSHMTGAALALLKKHSGKAGFFLMIEGSQIDWCGHANDIACAMREMDDFARSIEIVEKFIQENPDTLLVLTADHSTGGLSLAADKEYLWRTEVIAQQRKSLAEFSRDLQSDADPGKSWQENFGYPLQAQELLALKESQASSEATYDAVVRISSRYSNTGWTTRGHDAVDVQVFAYGHGSELFRGFQDNTAISKKILQLMDGILTH, from the coding sequence GTGAAAAGACTTTCTCTGCTGCTGCTGCTGTGTCTCACAGCACAGGCTGGCTGTAGTAAAACCGAACAGCAATCCCATACCCGAACCGAGGCGCAATCCCAGCCCCAGCCGCGCAATATTATTTTCATGATCGGCGATGGCATGGGCCCCGCCTACACCAGCGGTTACCGCTATTTCGTCGACAACCCCGAAACCAAGGAAGTCGACCCCACGGTATTTGACCGCCTGCTGGTAGGCACCGCCAGCACCTATCCCGACGACGACACCTACGTCACCGACTCCGCCGCCTCGGCCACCGCACTCGCTACCGGAATAAAGTCATTTAACGGTGCCATCGGTGTCGATACCGAGCAAAAGCCGCTGCAGTCGCTGCTGAAACACGCCAAGCGGCTCGGGAAAAACACCGCAATCGTGGTGACCTCAGAACTGAACCACGCCACCCCGGCGAGCTTCGTCGCCCACAACAATTCCCGCGGCAACAAGGATGCAATTGCCAACGATTTCATCGATATCAAAATCAACAATCGCCCCACCGTCGACCTGATGCTGGGTGGCGGCCAGCAGTATTTCCAGCGCCGTGATCGCGACATCCTGCAGGAATTCCGCAATCTCGGTTACCAGAGTGCAACCGAGCTGAGCCAGCTGGAAAACATCACCGGGATTCCGGCCATCGGTGTGTTTGCCGATAAAGGATTGGCGCGCGCAATCGACAGCGACACGCCGCAGCGTCTTTCCCACATGACCGGCGCGGCTCTCGCGCTGCTGAAAAAGCACAGTGGCAAGGCCGGCTTTTTCCTGATGATCGAAGGCAGCCAGATCGACTGGTGCGGTCACGCCAACGACATTGCCTGCGCCATGCGCGAGATGGATGACTTCGCGCGCAGTATTGAGATCGTGGAAAAATTTATCCAGGAAAACCCGGATACTCTGCTGGTGCTCACCGCCGATCACTCCACCGGTGGCCTGAGTCTGGCAGCCGACAAGGAATATCTATGGCGCACCGAGGTCATCGCGCAACAGCGAAAGAGCCTGGCCGAATTCAGCCGCGATTTGCAATCGGATGCTGATCCGGGAAAAAGCTGGCAGGAAAATTTTGGCTACCCACTACAGGCGCAGGAGCTGCTCGCGCTGAAGGAGAGCCAGGCAAGCTCCGAAGCCACCTATGATGCCGTGGTGCGAATAAGCAGCCGCTATTCAAATACCGGTTGGACGACCCGCGGTCACGACGCCGTGGATGTGCAGGTATTTGCCTATGGCCACGGTAGTGAACTGTTCCGCGGCTTTCAGGACAACACCGCGATCAGTAAAAAAATACTTCAACTAATGGACGGTATACTCACCCACTAA
- a CDS encoding TetR/AcrR family transcriptional regulator, with amino-acid sequence MVSSSGTEQKTSDRSEHKAAGNKKAEKREIAKGKILHATLDLIADEGLASLSHRNIAKAAGVQLAMTTYYFGTLENLIESAFDLHVERVQPWRDEIEQRADDCYRQFALTSGGGETPVEDMDAYVEALTALVVEIIFEEATEKKKMISAECQFVFAQYLPDALDKKVRALDESLWDIAEKSCRRLGSSSPRVDGQLLLFTMRELQLISVRSRFPPDLEMMTSCVGRLLRGFQLQDVPAVAADT; translated from the coding sequence ATGGTTTCCAGTAGTGGAACTGAACAGAAGACTTCTGACCGCAGTGAGCATAAAGCCGCGGGTAACAAGAAGGCCGAGAAGCGCGAAATCGCCAAGGGCAAAATACTGCATGCCACCTTGGACCTGATCGCGGATGAGGGGCTGGCTTCCCTGTCCCACCGCAATATTGCCAAGGCCGCCGGCGTACAGCTGGCGATGACTACCTATTATTTCGGTACCCTGGAAAACCTGATCGAATCCGCGTTCGATTTACACGTTGAACGCGTGCAGCCATGGCGCGACGAAATCGAGCAGCGGGCGGACGATTGTTATCGGCAGTTTGCGTTGACCTCTGGAGGTGGCGAAACACCTGTCGAGGATATGGACGCCTATGTCGAGGCGTTGACGGCGCTAGTGGTCGAAATCATTTTCGAAGAAGCCACAGAAAAAAAGAAAATGATCTCCGCTGAATGTCAGTTTGTATTCGCGCAATACTTGCCGGATGCGCTGGACAAAAAAGTTCGTGCGCTGGATGAATCCCTGTGGGATATCGCCGAGAAAAGTTGCCGCCGACTCGGCAGCTCTTCACCGCGGGTCGATGGCCAACTGTTGCTGTTCACCATGCGCGAACTGCAGCTGATCTCGGTGAGAAGCCGGTTTCCCCCGGATCTGGAAATGATGACATCCTGTGTCGGTCGATTACTGCGTGGTTTTCAATTGCAGGACGTGCCGGCAGTGGCTGCCGATACTTAA
- a CDS encoding winged helix-turn-helix domain-containing protein gives MNNVPEYQLGGVRVNLKAQSVCHGEQRLELSQKKYFDVLQCLLEQYPNWVTREQLIELVWAGNHYVGDKAINNAIWHIRKSLAEIDPDTQYIVTKRGHGYRLAVEPVLVAVNPEPEPAVKAGRILPKGWWGLGTGLALAALIAWLGVLHLAPEPPPQLLPPERLTNYPGSEFTPAVDPGGQWLAFTWARPNRDTDLYIRALSGEGEPRQLTFSAQSEHSPEWAPDGKGLYYVERDSAGPSCRVNYLELATLARRTISNCVFELNTHLAIHPSGSPLAVNRVEPGIFNSGIYLIDLEDPSLPARRLSCGDGCKYEDRDMAFSSDGALLAFTRRSDLLSENIYLRDLRSGSERQLTRNESDIKSFSWDRSGRRIVYTSKVAGKRRVRLVDLEHAGIRDLDLPGASSLSRVPGSDRFVYSAGNTGKFISYLDLGGDLRAAMPLLHANFNQRSAHYSPVHRKLVYCANESGAMELWVSNLDGSEREQLTSLGGEVVTPRWSHRGDRIVFTASDNAEDGNQLLVIDFTTREIRKVTPEHHNYSHPTWSPDDRFLFASVSDGGEYYAHRFDLAAGADEKLGDMPVLKLLPMGDNRVLFTAGAEGGLWQAGLNASATEWQNPRQLLPPATFASLYNWDVHGDNVYFQRNAGGQSQVMKLDLASGATTALALVPRGSLDRLSDFSYVPERDWLLFTQREAYQSDIYQFELRD, from the coding sequence GTGAATAATGTGCCGGAATACCAACTCGGCGGCGTCCGGGTAAATCTCAAAGCGCAGAGCGTCTGCCATGGCGAGCAGCGACTGGAGCTTTCGCAGAAAAAGTATTTCGATGTGCTCCAGTGCCTGCTGGAGCAGTACCCCAATTGGGTCACCCGCGAGCAGCTGATCGAGCTGGTTTGGGCTGGCAATCACTACGTGGGCGACAAGGCGATCAACAATGCCATCTGGCATATTCGCAAGTCGCTGGCGGAAATCGACCCCGATACCCAGTACATCGTCACCAAGCGCGGCCACGGCTATCGCTTGGCGGTGGAGCCGGTATTGGTTGCCGTAAATCCCGAGCCGGAACCTGCAGTGAAGGCTGGTCGCATTCTTCCCAAAGGCTGGTGGGGACTGGGAACCGGGCTGGCACTCGCTGCGCTTATTGCCTGGCTGGGGGTGTTGCACCTGGCGCCGGAGCCTCCGCCGCAGTTGCTGCCCCCAGAGCGCCTGACCAATTATCCCGGCAGTGAGTTTACTCCCGCGGTCGATCCCGGCGGCCAGTGGCTGGCTTTCACCTGGGCGCGTCCAAACCGGGATACCGATCTGTACATCCGCGCGCTGAGCGGCGAGGGGGAACCCAGGCAGCTCACCTTCAGCGCGCAGAGCGAGCACAGCCCGGAGTGGGCTCCGGACGGCAAGGGGCTTTACTACGTCGAGCGGGACAGCGCCGGGCCCAGCTGCCGGGTCAACTATCTGGAACTGGCGACTCTGGCGCGCAGGACCATCAGCAATTGTGTGTTTGAGCTGAACACCCACCTCGCCATCCACCCCTCCGGTTCGCCACTGGCGGTCAACCGGGTGGAACCGGGCATCTTCAACAGCGGTATCTACCTGATTGACCTCGAGGATCCTTCGCTTCCCGCACGGCGTCTGTCCTGTGGTGACGGGTGCAAATACGAAGATCGGGACATGGCCTTCTCCAGTGATGGCGCCCTGTTGGCATTCACCCGCAGGTCGGACCTGCTGTCGGAAAATATATATCTGCGCGACCTGCGCTCTGGCAGTGAGCGCCAGCTCACCCGCAATGAGAGCGATATCAAGAGTTTCAGCTGGGATCGCAGCGGTCGGCGCATCGTCTACACCAGCAAAGTGGCGGGCAAACGCCGGGTACGTTTGGTAGACCTCGAACACGCCGGCATCCGGGATCTCGACCTGCCCGGGGCCAGCAGCCTGAGTCGGGTGCCTGGCAGTGACCGTTTTGTTTACAGCGCAGGGAATACTGGCAAGTTCATCAGCTATCTGGATCTCGGGGGCGATCTGCGCGCGGCGATGCCACTGCTGCACGCCAACTTCAACCAACGCAGCGCGCACTACTCGCCGGTGCATCGCAAGCTGGTCTACTGCGCCAACGAGTCCGGGGCGATGGAGCTGTGGGTCAGCAATCTGGACGGCAGCGAGCGCGAGCAACTGACCAGTCTCGGAGGCGAAGTGGTGACGCCGCGCTGGTCCCATCGCGGCGATCGCATCGTATTTACCGCTTCCGACAACGCCGAAGACGGAAACCAGTTGCTGGTCATTGACTTCACCACCCGCGAAATCCGCAAGGTGACACCCGAGCATCACAATTACAGCCACCCGACCTGGTCGCCAGACGATCGCTTCCTGTTCGCCTCGGTATCCGACGGCGGTGAATACTATGCGCACCGTTTTGATCTGGCCGCGGGCGCGGACGAGAAACTCGGTGACATGCCGGTACTGAAACTGCTGCCCATGGGCGATAACCGGGTGCTGTTTACCGCCGGGGCCGAGGGCGGGTTGTGGCAGGCCGGGCTCAATGCATCGGCAACCGAGTGGCAAAATCCGCGGCAGTTGCTGCCGCCAGCGACCTTCGCCTCCCTGTACAACTGGGATGTGCATGGAGATAACGTCTATTTCCAGCGCAATGCCGGCGGACAGAGTCAGGTAATGAAGCTGGATCTCGCGAGCGGTGCCACGACGGCGCTGGCACTGGTGCCGCGCGGTTCCCTGGACCGTCTTAGTGACTTCAGTTATGTGCCCGAGCGGGACTGGTTGCTGTTCACCCAGCGCGAAGCCTATCAGTCCGATATCTACCAGTTTGAACTGCGGGATTGA
- a CDS encoding acyl-CoA thioesterase — MQQQATPSNDHFSRGHYRVFYPITTRWHDNDIYGHVNNVTYYSYFDSAVNRYLIEEGGLDIHNADVVGFVVNSSCDYRAPLAYPEALEAGICVEKLGNSSVIYRVGIFRAGAERAAASGSFTHVFVERAQNRSVPIPAIIRKALAAIA, encoded by the coding sequence ATGCAGCAACAAGCAACTCCTTCCAATGACCACTTCAGTCGCGGCCACTACCGGGTTTTCTACCCCATTACCACTCGCTGGCACGACAACGATATCTACGGCCATGTGAACAACGTGACCTATTACAGCTACTTCGACAGCGCGGTGAACCGCTACCTGATCGAGGAGGGTGGACTGGATATTCACAACGCCGATGTGGTCGGGTTTGTGGTCAACTCCAGCTGCGACTACCGCGCGCCGCTAGCCTACCCCGAAGCGCTGGAAGCGGGTATTTGCGTGGAAAAACTGGGTAACAGCTCGGTGATCTATCGCGTGGGAATTTTTCGTGCGGGTGCGGAGCGGGCGGCGGCCAGCGGCAGTTTTACCCATGTGTTTGTGGAAAGAGCGCAGAATCGATCCGTTCCCATTCCCGCGATAATTCGCAAGGCGCTTGCGGCCATCGCCTAG